In Pleurocapsa minor HA4230-MV1, the genomic window ATAGCGATCCTAACAAAGTAGCTCCTTCGGGAGAACGTTCTAGCGTTGATTTCCCCCATCCGTTTTTAAGCGATCGCTCTGTCCGTCAAGCTTTAGAATTGGCGATCGATCGCGATACTATTGCTCAGAAGTTATATGGCGTTACGGGTAAAGCCACCGCTAATTTTTTAGTCGCCCCACCAGAATATGCTTCAACTAACACTAGCTATAAATACGATCTAGAACAAGCTAAACAGTTATTAGACCAAGCAGGCTGGAAAGATACTAACGGCAATGGAACTCGCGATAAAAATGGCACTGAGATGGAGATGGTATTTCAAACTTCAGTTAACCCGTTGCGCCAGAAAACCCAAGCAGTTGTTAAACAAGGGTTACAGTCGATTGGGGTAGGAGTTGAACTAAAAAGTATTGACCCTGGTGTTTATTTTTCCAGTGACCCTAGTAATAACGATACGGTGGAGCATTTTTATGCTGACTTGCAAATGTATTTTACAGGTAACACTAGTCCCGATCCTACTGCTTATATGAATTTTATGACCTGCTCCCAAATTCCCCAACAGGCAAATAACTGGTCTGGAGATAATAATTCGCGCTATTGTAATCCTGAATATGACAAACAGTGGCAATCGGCAAGTCAAGAATTAGACCCTAAAAAGCGCCAGCAGTTGTTTATTGCCATGAACGATCTTTTAATTAAAGATGTAGCAGTTATTCCGTTAGTCCATCGAGCAGACGTGATGGCTTTTGGTAATAGTTTGACAGGTTATCAGCCTACAGCTTGGGATATGCAAACTTGGGATATTATGAACTGGAAAAGAAGTGGGAAATAGGAAATAGGAAATAGGAAATAGGTCAGACCGAAATTTTTTCGTTTAAATATAGCTATAGCTAAGATGACGAGAATTGAACTTGCTAGCTTATAATATTCTCGATAAATCAACAATCAACCCTGGCATCAATTCTTCTCCAAATAAGCTTTGAGGGTTGTTTAAAATTTCTCTTTTTTGTCCTATTTTATAAATCTCAACTTGCTTATCGGCACGATTAATTAGCCAACCTAATTTAACGCCACAACTCATATATTCTGTCATTTTTTGTTGTAGTTCGTCTAAATCATCAGTAGGTGACATGAGTTCAATCACGAAATCAGGATCGATTGGAGCAAATTTCTGTTGTTGTTGAGCATCTAGACTATTCCATCTTTTAATAGCAATCCAACTGACATCAGGAGATCGTACAGCACCATTAGATAGTTTAAAACCTGTAGAAGAATCAAACACTTCTCCCAATTTAGTTTGACGATTCCAAGCTTGAACTTGATAGATTAAATCGGCATTTTTTTGTCCTGTAAGACTTCCTGTGGGAGGCATAACAATCAATTTTCCATCTTTTGTGGTTTCAAACTTGGTTTCGGGATTATCAGCACATAGTCTTTCAAAATCGCGATCGCTTATTTTATCTGTAAAAGTTTTAAGATTGATAGCAATAGACATCTTTTTTATCCGCTCAAAAAACAAAATTAAATTAGAAGTAATTATAATTCCCAACTCCAAAGAGAGAGTGTCCCGTCTTAGCTTGAAAAAGCAATCAGTTGACCATAAAAGTTGTTTATTTAAACTTTGACAGATTAGCTCTAAATGTTGGTTGCGATCGCACTTGCTACCGCAATAATATCCTCCATCTTGGCATTGGTTTTAATTCCTGCGGGTGAAATATGAGTGGCTGCTGCTTGATAGCCTTGGTCTTGTAAGGCTTGAATTAAATGCGATCGCTTGGGTAAATCTAGTTTACCTCGATTGCCAATTTGCCCCAGGGTATAAAAGTAGGGAGGGAAATTGATTTCGCCTTGCATGAGATTTAGCAACTTGACTATTTTTTGCCAATTCCACTCTTGAGCTAAGGTTTGAAAACGTTTTAGCTGTTGCTCATCGTGCAGTTTACCCAACCACATCGCCCCACTGATAGTAATGGCAGGTTCTTGACAGGTACAGCCAACTTTATTTAATTTACGCCAGGAAAAGGTTTGATAGTTACCGCAATGATGACAATAGGCAAGAAAGCCATAGTTATTTGCAGTTAGCTGAGGTTTAGATACTAGACGCAACATCACGCGATAGGTTTGCCCTGTAAAAAGGGAAAATATTGGTTCAATACCCAATCCTTTAGTTGCAGCCTGTTGTTGAGTTGCCCCAATGAGTAATCTTAAAGCCTGTTCTTGAATAGCGGGATGGGAACGAGCGATCGCATTATAAGCTTGAACGGTTTTTTCGGGAGGATGCCCTGTAAGAGTCCTGCCATCGGTGCAGGTAAGATACATCAAGCCACCAATTTTAGTTGCCCAAAGCATCGTATTGAGATAGGGTACAGCACTACCAAAGCAATCTACATCTACTAGATCGTAGTAGTCACGCTCTTGATAACAGCGAAAGAAAACTCGATGGGCATCTTGGTGAGTAATCTGAAAATGTTCAGGGGCGATCGCTAAACTTAAGTTTTGCTGTATTGTAGAGTTAAGCTGGTAATTCCCGTCATTGACCCACAAATAATCAGCATTGCTTTCTAGATAGTAACGTAAGCTACGAACCCCACAACCAGCTAGAGTATCTAACACTTTGAGGCTGCCGTGGTCTTGTTTATAGACAGCAGCAGCAAGTACTCCAAGATCCCGCACAAATTTATTACGAGGATTATAAAAAGCCTGATTAACTTGAAACTTGGCTTTTTCTTCCTGATGCCAATGAGGTAGATTTTTCAACTAATGTCCTAACATTGTCTAGTATTACTATAAATTAGGCTTCGCTAAATTCAACATTTTTATATATATCAGCAATTTTTAGTTTTAAACCCACTGAGTTTAAATTGAGAATAACTTGAGGATCGGTGTATTCCGAAAGCAACCATTGATTAGCAGCAGTTTTAAGGCAATGTTCTACCTGAATCTGATACTGATTGACTAGAAGATATTCCTGAAAAGTTTCGATGGTACGATATGCCAGAAACTTCTCACTGCGATCGTAGTCTTTTGTCGATTTGGAAAGGACTTCGGCGATCAAACAAGGATTCATTACCGTATCAGTTCGGCTTTCCTGTAGCTGAATCGGTTTTTCCAGAACCATAATATCAGGATAAGTATAGAGATTGCGTTCTGGAATCCAAAGACGTTGGTCTGTAACAAAGGTTTCATATGGTTGCTCTTTAAAAGCTAGTTCCAGAGCAATTAGCAAGTTACGGCAAATCCTATTGTGGTTTGGCGTGCCTCCCGTCATTAATCTAAGTTCTCCATTGTCGTACTCATGACGTTCTGCTGAACCTAGCTCAAATTCAAAATATTCTTGAGTTGTATAGGTCTTTTTCTCAATTGCTTGTGTCATTTTACCTAACGCTGAATGTTGCCAGTAATTACATTTACTCTGTTTGCTCCCATGTTTACTAGCAACAGTCGTTTATTTATCCTAACTATTATCCTAATTTTTACAGTCACAAAAAAAATAAAATTATACAGCGATCGCCTAGCTCAGACGACAAAACTAATTAATTTCTGCTGCTTGTGTAGCTTGTGCCGCTGACTTGCTCACCCATAACTTAGGGAAGAGTAAACCTGAACGTGCTTTATAGGCTGCAAACTCTGGATAACGCGCTAGAGATTGATCTTTTTTCTGCATGTTGGGAACAAAGACCAAAGCACAGAACACGCCCAAAATAGCTAACGGCAGCCAATGTTGCGTCAATAGCGCAAAACCAAGATAGATTAAAATTTCGCCTAAGTAGTTTGGGTTCCGACTACGACTAAAGAAACCTTCGGTGATTAAGCCTTTTTGATACTTAAGAGTAAAGTATTTTTGGGCATCGCTACCATAATGGAGAAACACACCAAATAAGTTAGTGGCGATCGCTATTGCGATCAAAGGCGCACTCGGTTGGACTCCACTACTAATTAAAATAAAGGGCGCAACCCAATATGAGAGGAGAAAAACAAAAATACCCAACCCTGTGCCGAAATTAACTTCTTTTTCCCATTGGCGATCGGGATAAAGACTATCTTTAATCAGCCACATGATGCCATAAGTTCCATGTAGAGCGAGATAAATCCAAGGTGTGAGCGTAAAATTGTGATAAACAGCCATCAAGCCTAAAACAACGCCAGATGTTAAGAATTTGTGTAAATTGATTGCGTATTTTATTTTCATTACTTTTGAGTCCAGAAGTATGTAAAGTTTTTTAACATCATAACCTTAGTTTTATTTTACAAGTCTGGAAACTCGGAACTCACGTTACCCTAGTTAGAGATAGCTAACCGCTTCGCGGGTTTAATTTTTATCCCAATCACCAATACTTGAACCTCGACAGGAAATATATAGAGATTCGCTTTGTTTACGGCGATAGCGAGATATTCTTTTACGCGACTTAAGGGCTTCTCTGGCTATGTAGCTAAACCATTTATGGACATCAGCCCCAGATTGATAACCATCAATCAAAGCTTCTTCCGAAACTTCGATTAAAATCTGCACTAAATCGGCACTACGCAGTTCTAAATAGCGATTGTAGAGGTTAGGCTCTTGTGACCAATGAGGCAAAGTCTCGTCTCCTACGCCCATATTTCTGGCCAATTCAATCAAGTCGTAATGATCGGTGTACCAAACATCTTCATAATCCATATCAGGAAAGATGCTAGCTTTGCTGGTCAAAATATCGATCGCCGAAATGATAATGGCATTAATTTTATTTTGTTCTGCTGAAGCATAATGCTCTTTGACCACAGCCCGTAGAGTTTTGGCTAAATCAGCATATCTGTCTTGAGCCGTATTACAAGCCTGGCGGTAGTTTTGATGAGCTAAGAAATAAAATTTATCGTTCTCAGTTTTAGGTAAGTTATGATGTCTTGCTCTAGCTCGATCTAATTGAGGATTATAGGTGGGTTCAGATGAGAATAACGTTAATAATTTAGATAGCAACATATGAAATAATGTTTAAAATGTCTCAGTAATAGAAAAAATCATTCTGGGAAAACTGTATTTTAAAATCATTACCTAGATCATATTGAAGAGAAATGATTTCGATCGCTTTATTTATAGATCTACATCTTCGATGCGATCGTGCTGTTGTCGAGCTAGAACTGTAATTGCGCCAAATTGGTATTTAAAAAATGGATTGAAAGAATTATGATATATATCAATGCGATCTGCTAGCAGGTTTCCAGCGTCATTTAGACGTTAGAACCTTAAAAGAAAATAAATAGCAAACAAAAATTATTAACTATAGAGAGATATTATTTCTCTAGTCGTAACATATTTTTCAATCAGGAGAAATTAAAATCAATGAAGAGACTTGTAGGCATTGTAGCTGCCTTATTATTAATTGTCGGTGCTTGGGGATTTACTCCCACAGCCAATGCAAGTGCAGCAGGAATATATACTATTCAGCCTTCAGCACTTTTAGCTCGTGTCAATACATCCGATGCTAAGCGGAAAGAATTCATTAAGGGTAAATTAGACCTGAATAACAGTGATGTCCGTGAATTTCGCAGACTGCGTGGATTTTATCCCGATCTAGCCAGTAAAATCATTCAAAATGCTCCCTACAAAGATGTAGAAGATGTCTTAGATATTCCTGGCTTGAGTCCAACTCAAGCTGAACGCTTACAGGCTAACATAGATGAGTTTTTTGTGACTGATGTAGAAGCTTCCATGAATGCTGGTGGCGATCGCTATAATCCTGGACTATATTAGACTAACTTAATAGCTTATAGCTTATAGCTTTTACAAGGTAACTTTTATGACCACGTTTATTGATTGAGCGTGGTTTTTTTAGCCCTATATGGCATGATGATCTCCAATTAAGATTTAAAATAACTAAAATTGATTTACCCTAAGTTTGATGTCATAGTTGTGGGTTCAGGGGCTGCGGGGCTTTATGGTGCTTTATGTCTGCCCGATAATTTGTCAGTAGCTTTAGTCACCAAAGATCAGTTAAATACAGGAGCTAGTGATTGGGCCCAAGGTGGGATTGCTGCTGCTATCAGTGGGGAAGATTCTCCTGAGTTACATTTAAACGACACTCTTAAGGCGGGAGCGGGATTATGCGATCGCCATGCAGTTCAATTTTTAGTAGATCATGCGGAAAGTTCAATTAAATCTTTAGTAGAGATGGGAGTGGCATTCGATCGGCATCAAAGCCAGCTTGCTATGACCCTAGAAGCAGCCCATTCTCGCCCCAGGGTACTCCATGCTGCGGATACTACGGGGAGGGCGATCGTCGCGACTTTAGCCCAGCAGGTATTACAAAGAAAGAATATTCAGGTATTATCCCAAGCATTTGCCCTCAAACTTTGGCTGAATTCCCGCCAGGAGTGTCAGGGTATCAGTATTTTAAAAGACTATCATGTGAGTTGGATTCAAGCTGGGGCTGTTATTCTTGCCACGGGAGGAGGCGGACAGGTATTTTCCCAGACTACCAATCCCGAAGTAAGTACGGGGGATGGAGTAGCGATCGCCTGGCGCAGTGGAGCAATAATCAGAGATCTAGAATTTGTCCAGTTTCATCCCACCGCTTTAACTGTACCTGGCGCACCCAGATTTTTAATTAGTGAAGCGGTTAGAGGCGAAGGGGCGCACTTGATTGACCATAGTGGCAAGCGTTTTGCTTTTGACTATCATCCTGACGGAGAATTAGCCCCTAGAGATATAGTCAGCCGAGCTATCTTTAGCCATTTACAAAAGACAGGAGCAAGTCATGTTTTTCTCGATCTCCAAGCAATTCCTCCAGAGCGCATCCGCTATCGGTTTCCTAATATTATTCGCGTCTGTCAACATTGGAATGTAGATATCTTCACCAAGCCAATACCCGTAACGCCTGCTGCTCATTATTGGATGGGCGGAATTGCCGTTGATACCATGAACCAAACTTCGATTCCTGGACTATATGCAGTGGGCGAAACCGCTAGTACTGGAGTACACGGAGCAAATCGTCTGGCGAGTAATTCTTTGTTGGAATGTGTCGTTTATGCTGCTCAACTGGCAAAATTACAGCCTCCTTCCCTCCCAACCATTGATGCCCCAGCAATTCAAGCAATATCTGCTGACTGGGAAACAGAACTAAATTTAGTCACTTCCATTAGAAATAAATTACCCGAATTAATGTGGCAAAGTGCGGGAATCTGCCGTACGGCGACTACTCTGGCATCGGCGATCGCTCAGGTAAGGGATTGGCGATCGCAAATGCACAATTTAAGCTTGAATCAATATGTGACTGCATCGCCCACACAGCAGTTTAAACTACCTGATGCCACAGCAGAATCTCAGTTAAAACTATATGCAGAAACACTCAATTTACTTGATATCGGCTATCTAATTCTTCAAAGCGCAGCATTCCGCACCGAAAGCCGTGGTGGACATTATCGTGTAGATTATCCCGACACTTTAGATAGCTGGCAGAAGCATACAATAATCCACCAGGAACAGTGGCGTAAATCTTGAGTAAATTTAGCTATTTTTAGATTTGATATAAATTCCGCTGCTCAATATAATCTTTAACCGCAGGGGTAACTAAACTTTGGTCTTTTTGCACACGATAATTACTAGAAGATGCTTCGGCTACTTTTAAACTGGCGATCGCATATTCTCCACCCAGACGATTCAAGCTGGCTAAATCTGTTGTTTCAATGCCATATCCCGCACGGGGTACAATTAACAGTTTTACTTGCTCTAGTAATTCTTTAATACAATACCAACTATGGATTTGCGGGAGAATATCCGAACCAATTACCAAGCTCAACTCAATCTTCTGTCCCCATTTTTGCCTCGCTTTGTTGACGGTAATTAAAGTATAGCGATCGCTTAATTCTGGATGGAGACTAATATTATTCAGACCAAGATCGTCAACTACTAGCTGCAACATCTCATTACGGTATTGCAAGGCAGTTTGCTGCTGTTTAAACGGATTATCTGATGCCCAAACTACTACGCGATCGTAATGCTGTGATAGCCAGTGTAAAATAGTCTGATGTCCTATGGTTGGGGGATCGGCACTAGTGCCAAACAAAGCAATTTTTTTCATTAATGGCTAGTTACTGAGTTTAGTTTTGCTAATAAGACTAGAATACGGAGAAAGCAAACGATGAATACTTTTCAATTAAATTTAATTACTATCGATGCAAAAATCTGGGGCAGATCGCAGTTAGACATTAACAGTATGACAAGCCCATGAACTATTTTCTGTTAACTATCACCGTGATTTCGATCACCGTGGGTATTTTCATCGGGGCATTAATTGTCTGGTTTATTTATTTTTGGCGACAACGAGAGATTGTTGATAGCTTAATGAAGCCAGAAGATTTAATCGGCTTATGGGCCATTGTCGAACTGCCTTTTGATGCCCAGAGCAAGGGGAAAGTGCGAGTTGAGGTTAAAGGTTCAATAGTAGATTTAGTGGCACTTACCGATGACCAGCAAGAATTTTTACAGGGCGATCGCGTTTTAATTATTCAGATGCAGGGCAATAGAGTTTGGGTCACGCGCTAAAATATGGCAAGAATTTAATTATGACAACTCATAACAATTATTCAAAGATAAAACTGCAAAAAACGGTAGTTGCACAGCTGGAAACACCGCAGTTAAATAGTAACAATAACTTAGATAGCTTATTTATACCGATGGTAGTGTCTTTAGGCATCTTCGGTACAGTACTTTTAATCTGGTTTCTCAACTCATTCTTATGTGTCTGCAAACCAAATGAGGTGGTGATCCTGTCGGGACGTAAACGCAAAACTGCCAGTGGACAAGAAGTAGGCTATCGGGTGCTTACAGGTGGACGAGGTATTAGAATTCCTATTTTAGAGACAGTAAAACGTATCGATGTCACCACCATGCCAGTAACGGTTAAAGTGACCAACGCTTATGCCAAGGGGGGTAC contains:
- the nadB gene encoding L-aspartate oxidase — protein: MIYPKFDVIVVGSGAAGLYGALCLPDNLSVALVTKDQLNTGASDWAQGGIAAAISGEDSPELHLNDTLKAGAGLCDRHAVQFLVDHAESSIKSLVEMGVAFDRHQSQLAMTLEAAHSRPRVLHAADTTGRAIVATLAQQVLQRKNIQVLSQAFALKLWLNSRQECQGISILKDYHVSWIQAGAVILATGGGGQVFSQTTNPEVSTGDGVAIAWRSGAIIRDLEFVQFHPTALTVPGAPRFLISEAVRGEGAHLIDHSGKRFAFDYHPDGELAPRDIVSRAIFSHLQKTGASHVFLDLQAIPPERIRYRFPNIIRVCQHWNVDIFTKPIPVTPAAHYWMGGIAVDTMNQTSIPGLYAVGETASTGVHGANRLASNSLLECVVYAAQLAKLQPPSLPTIDAPAIQAISADWETELNLVTSIRNKLPELMWQSAGICRTATTLASAIAQVRDWRSQMHNLSLNQYVTASPTQQFKLPDATAESQLKLYAETLNLLDIGYLILQSAAFRTESRGGHYRVDYPDTLDSWQKHTIIHQEQWRKS
- the psbU gene encoding photosystem II complex extrinsic protein PsbU; translated protein: MKRLVGIVAALLLIVGAWGFTPTANASAAGIYTIQPSALLARVNTSDAKRKEFIKGKLDLNNSDVREFRRLRGFYPDLASKIIQNAPYKDVEDVLDIPGLSPTQAERLQANIDEFFVTDVEASMNAGGDRYNPGLY
- a CDS encoding Uma2 family endonuclease, with the translated sequence MTQAIEKKTYTTQEYFEFELGSAERHEYDNGELRLMTGGTPNHNRICRNLLIALELAFKEQPYETFVTDQRLWIPERNLYTYPDIMVLEKPIQLQESRTDTVMNPCLIAEVLSKSTKDYDRSEKFLAYRTIETFQEYLLVNQYQIQVEHCLKTAANQWLLSEYTDPQVILNLNSVGLKLKIADIYKNVEFSEA
- a CDS encoding Uma2 family endonuclease, giving the protein MSIAINLKTFTDKISDRDFERLCADNPETKFETTKDGKLIVMPPTGSLTGQKNADLIYQVQAWNRQTKLGEVFDSSTGFKLSNGAVRSPDVSWIAIKRWNSLDAQQQQKFAPIDPDFVIELMSPTDDLDELQQKMTEYMSCGVKLGWLINRADKQVEIYKIGQKREILNNPQSLFGEELMPGLIVDLSRIL
- a CDS encoding DUF1295 domain-containing protein, with the protein product MKIKYAINLHKFLTSGVVLGLMAVYHNFTLTPWIYLALHGTYGIMWLIKDSLYPDRQWEKEVNFGTGLGIFVFLLSYWVAPFILISSGVQPSAPLIAIAIATNLFGVFLHYGSDAQKYFTLKYQKGLITEGFFSRSRNPNYLGEILIYLGFALLTQHWLPLAILGVFCALVFVPNMQKKDQSLARYPEFAAYKARSGLLFPKLWVSKSAAQATQAAEIN
- a CDS encoding NfeD family protein, which translates into the protein MNYFLLTITVISITVGIFIGALIVWFIYFWRQREIVDSLMKPEDLIGLWAIVELPFDAQSKGKVRVEVKGSIVDLVALTDDQQEFLQGDRVLIIQMQGNRVWVTR
- a CDS encoding nicotinate-nucleotide adenylyltransferase: MKKIALFGTSADPPTIGHQTILHWLSQHYDRVVVWASDNPFKQQQTALQYRNEMLQLVVDDLGLNNISLHPELSDRYTLITVNKARQKWGQKIELSLVIGSDILPQIHSWYCIKELLEQVKLLIVPRAGYGIETTDLASLNRLGGEYAIASLKVAEASSSNYRVQKDQSLVTPAVKDYIEQRNLYQI
- a CDS encoding tRNA (guanine-N1)-methyltransferase; protein product: MKNLPHWHQEEKAKFQVNQAFYNPRNKFVRDLGVLAAAVYKQDHGSLKVLDTLAGCGVRSLRYYLESNADYLWVNDGNYQLNSTIQQNLSLAIAPEHFQITHQDAHRVFFRCYQERDYYDLVDVDCFGSAVPYLNTMLWATKIGGLMYLTCTDGRTLTGHPPEKTVQAYNAIARSHPAIQEQALRLLIGATQQQAATKGLGIEPIFSLFTGQTYRVMLRLVSKPQLTANNYGFLAYCHHCGNYQTFSWRKLNKVGCTCQEPAITISGAMWLGKLHDEQQLKRFQTLAQEWNWQKIVKLLNLMQGEINFPPYFYTLGQIGNRGKLDLPKRSHLIQALQDQGYQAAATHISPAGIKTNAKMEDIIAVASAIATNI